One segment of Rosa chinensis cultivar Old Blush chromosome 6, RchiOBHm-V2, whole genome shotgun sequence DNA contains the following:
- the LOC121050199 gene encoding uncharacterized protein LOC121050199, giving the protein MNTAKVEDSPNWLRHNIFHTKCTANGKVCHVIIDGESCENIVSQEMVDKLNLKTERKPESYKLSWFKKGNDVVVNQRCLVAFSIGNKYQDVQWCDVAPMDACHLLLGCPWQFDRRAMHDGYKNTYSFVKNDVKVILGPSKSENNPKAIKKENSNFLSMSKFLEE; this is encoded by the coding sequence ATGAATACAGCAAAAGTAGAAGACAGTCCCAATTGGTTGAGGCACAACATCTTTCATACTAAATGCACTGCTAATGGGAAGGTATGTCATGTTATTATTGATGGGGAAAGTTGTGAAAATATAGTGTCACAAGAGATGGTTGATAAACTTAACTTGAAGACAGAGCGAAAGCCAGAATCTTATAAGCTCTCATGGTTCAAAAAAGGGAATGATGTGGTTGTCAACCAGCGATGTTTAGTGGCATTTTCTATTGGCAACAAGTATCAGGATGTGCAGTGGTGTGATGTGGCTCCAATGGATGCCTGTCACTTGTTGTTGGGATGTCCTTGGCAGTTCGATAGAAGAGCAATGCATGATGGATATAAAAATACTTATAGCTTCGTCAAGAATGATGTAAAAGTAATCTTGGGACCATCAAAGTCTGAGAACAACCCCAAGGCAATCAAAAAGGAGAATAGCAACTTCCTATCTATGAGCAAATTTcttgaagaataa